The Seriola aureovittata isolate HTS-2021-v1 ecotype China chromosome 3, ASM2101889v1, whole genome shotgun sequence genome includes a region encoding these proteins:
- the LOC130166108 gene encoding high affinity choline transporter 1-like isoform X2: MSCGWHAHLLAWCNLKKGLNIEQPVDCERALLWCGCRLRLGGPWQCGRRDGEGGTMSVILDLSYVYSIIISSVVAIIYTLLGGLYSVAYTDVIQLILIFVSLWVCVPFLLTNPHSVDISLTAYNQTFQAPWVGTVELDEAGKWFDDFMLLALGGLAYQAFYQRILSASSYTQAQVTCFASSAFCLVLGIPSVLVGAVAASTDWNSTSYGLPTPYERDQAGSILPITLQYLTPTYISVIGIGAVAAAVMSSMDSALLSSASLFSSNIYKNIIRKQASDREMQWVIRISVVVVGLAGTALTFLDSSVLVFWLVGVDMSYTIMFPQLVCILFFKVSNGYGATVGYLMGIILRILSGEPLIGLPPAIQFPGCRLDAEGRLTQFFPFRTAIMIISLVSILLFSWLASIIFNKDLLSEKWDVFKIKRKQKPTARATDEKRTNSENEEASAAKQLLDTTSC; encoded by the exons GGCATTGTTGTGGTGTGGCTGCAGGCTGCGGCTGGGGGGACCCTGGCAATGTGGCAGAAGAGACGGTGAAG GTGGAACTATGAGTGTGATCCTGGATCTGTCCTACGTCTACTCCATCATCATCTCCTCAGTGGTGGCCATAATCTACACACTGCTGGGGGGGCTCTACTCTGTGGCCTACACAGACGTGATCCAGCTGATCCTCATCTTTGTCAGCCTG TGGGTGTGTGTTCCTTTCCTGTTGACCAACCCTCACTCTGTGGACATCTCACTGACGGCCTACAACCAGACCTTCCAGGCTCCCTGGGTCGGCACAGTGGAGCTCGATGAGGCCGGCAAGTGGTTTGACGACTTCATGCTGCTG GCGCTGGGCGGCTTGGCCTACCAAGCGTTCTACCAAAGGATCCTGTCCGCCTCCTCTTACACCCAGGCTCAAGTGACCTGCTTCGCCTCGTCAGCCTTCTGCCTGGTGCTGGGTATCCCCTCTGTGCTGGTGGGAGCTGTGGCTGCGTCCACAG ACTGGAACTCAACCAGCTATGGATTGCCCACCCCATATGAGCGTGACCAGGCAGGCTCCATCCTCCCCATCACCCTGCAGTACCTCACACCCACGTACATCTCCGTCATCGGTATCGGAGCTGTAGCTGCGGCTGTCATGTCCTCCATGGACTCAGCTCTTCTGTCCTCCGCTTCACTGTTTTCCTCAAATATTTACAAGAACATCATCAGGAAGCAG GCATCAGACCGTGAGATGCAGTGGGTGATCCGTATctcagtggtggtggtgggtctGGCTGGCACTGCCCTCACCTTTCTGGACAGCAGCGTCCTGGTCTTCTGGCTCGTGGGCGTGGACATGTCCTACACCATCATGTTCCCTCAGCTGGTCTGCATTCTCTTCTTCAAGGTGTCTAATGGTTACGGCGCCACCGTGGGTTACTTGATGGGAATCATCCTGAGGATCCTGAGTGGCGAGCCCCTCATCGGCCTGCCACCCGCCATCCAGTTCCCTGGCTGCCGACTTGATGCAGAGGGGAGGCTAACCCAGTTCTTCCCCTTCCGCACTGCCATCATGATCATCTCACTCGTGTCCATTCTGCTCTTCTCCTGGTTGGCATCCATCATTTTCAACAAGGACCTGCTGTCTGAGAAGTGGGACGTGTTTAAGATCAAACGCAAGCAGAAACCGACAGCCAGAGCCACAGACGAGAAGAGGACCAACTCTGAAAACGAAGAAGCCTCTGCAGCCAAGCAACTACTGGACACCACCAGCTGCTGA